One genomic window of Conger conger chromosome 9, fConCon1.1, whole genome shotgun sequence includes the following:
- the LOC133137023 gene encoding skin secretory protein xP2-like isoform X2, with translation MGCSTSTQTTAREGSRPSTKPEESNGAGAIVKRAENGAVAEDSETIPDQVQLPAQSAESQPAAEGQGAPAAPAAEETQPQVEAAAAPAPAPPEEAKDAPPPAPPEEAKDAPPPESAAPVEGAKAEPEAGAKAAEEAPASGPEPAPEPAPEPASESAPAPESKPAAGEESGTKEAGSAEAAADQSEPAKAE, from the exons ATGGGATGTTCTACTAGTACCCAAACTACAGCGCGAGAAGGAAGCAGACCAAGCACTAAACCGGAGGAAAGCAATGGAGCCGGTGCTATAG TGAAGCGGGCTGAAAATGGCGCAGTGGCTGAGGACAGTGAGACCATTCCGGACCAGGTCCAGCTGCCCGCTCAGAGCGCTGAAAGCCAGCCTGCCGCTGAGGGGCAGGGAGCTCCTGCTGCCCCGGCTGCTGAGGAGACCCAGCCCCAGGTAGAGGCTGCTGCggcccctgctcctgctcctccagAGGAGGCCAAAGATgcgcctcctcctgctcctccagagGAGGCCAAAGATGCACCTCCTCCGGAGTCTGCAGCGCCCGTGGAGGGGGCTAAGGCTGAGCCTGAGGCAGGGGCAAAGGCCGCAGAGGAGGCACCTGCCAGCGGCCCTGAGCCTGCCCCTGAACCCGCCCCTGAACCTGCATCTGAATCTGCTCCTGCCCCTGAATCTAAACCCGCCG CTGGGGAAGAATCGGGGACAAAGGAAGCAGGAAGTGCTGAGGCTGCGGCTGACCAATCAGAACCCGCCAAGGCAGAATAA
- the rida gene encoding 2-iminobutanoate/2-iminopropanoate deaminase isoform X2: protein MSTIVRKIINTSAAPAAIGPYSQAVVADRTMYISGQLGMDTASGQLVAGGVQAQAKQALINMGEILKAAGCGYENVVKTTVLLADMNDFTNVNDVYKQFFSSNFPARAAYQVAALPRGGLVEIEAVAVLGPISDSS from the exons ATGTCGACCATTGTTAGAAAGATAATCAATACTTCTGCAGCCCCTGCGGCTATTGGCCCATACAG TCAGGCGGTGGTGGCTGACCGTACCATGTACATTTCCGGGCAGCTAGGAATGGACACTGCGTCTGGACAGCTTGTGGCTGGAGGGGTGCAGGCACAGGCCAAACAG GCTCTTATTAATATGGGTGAGATTCTGAAGGCTGCAGGTTGTGGATATGAAAATG ttGTCAAAACCACTGTCCTGTTGGCTGATATGAATGACTTcacaaatgtaaatgatgtTTACAAGCAGT TTTTCAGCAGCAACTTCCCTGCTAGGGCTGCTTACCAGGTGGCTGCCCTACCCAGA ggtgggcTTGTTGAAATTGAAGCGGTTGCAGTTTTGGGTCCCATCTCCGATTCATCCTGA
- the rpl30 gene encoding 60S ribosomal protein L30, with product MVAAKKTKKSLESINSRLQLVMKSGKYVLGYKQTLKMIRQGKAKLVILANNCPALRKSEIEYYAMLAKTGVHHYSGNNIELGTACGKYYRVCTLAIIDPGDSDIIRSMPDQQQGEK from the exons ATGGTGGCCGCAAAGAAAACG AAAAAGTCCTTGGAGTCAATCAACTCCCGACTCCAGCTGGTGATGAAGAGCGGTAAATACGTTCTGGGCTACAAACAGACACTGAAGATGATCCGTCAGGGCAAAGCCAAGCTGGTTATTCTGGCCAACAACTGCCCAGCCCTGAG gaaatctgaaattgAGTATTACGCCATGTTGGCCAAGACCGGTGTCCATCACTACAGTGGAAACAACATTGAACTTGGCACAGCCTGTGGTAAATACTACAGGGTATGCACGTTGGCCATCATCGACCCTG GCGATTCAGACATCATCAGAAGCATGCCAGACCAGCAGCAGGGCGAGAAGTAG
- the rida gene encoding 2-iminobutanoate/2-iminopropanoate deaminase isoform X1 — translation MASIERKIPYTPKAPIRQGIYSQAVVADRTMYISGQLGMDTASGQLVAGGVQAQAKQALINMGEILKAAGCGYENVVKTTVLLADMNDFTNVNDVYKQFFSSNFPARAAYQVAALPRGGLVEIEAVAVLGPISDSS, via the exons ATGGCCTCTATTGAAAGGAAAATCCCATATACTCCAAAAGCTCCAATAAGACAGGGTATTTACAG TCAGGCGGTGGTGGCTGACCGTACCATGTACATTTCCGGGCAGCTAGGAATGGACACTGCGTCTGGACAGCTTGTGGCTGGAGGGGTGCAGGCACAGGCCAAACAG GCTCTTATTAATATGGGTGAGATTCTGAAGGCTGCAGGTTGTGGATATGAAAATG ttGTCAAAACCACTGTCCTGTTGGCTGATATGAATGACTTcacaaatgtaaatgatgtTTACAAGCAGT TTTTCAGCAGCAACTTCCCTGCTAGGGCTGCTTACCAGGTGGCTGCCCTACCCAGA ggtgggcTTGTTGAAATTGAAGCGGTTGCAGTTTTGGGTCCCATCTCCGATTCATCCTGA
- the LOC133137023 gene encoding skin secretory protein xP2-like isoform X1, whose translation MGCSTSTQTTAREGSRPSTKPEESNGAGAIVKRAENGAVAEDSETIPDQVQLPAQSAESQPAAEGQGAPAAPAAEETQPQVEAAAAPAPAPPEEAKDAPPPAPPEEAKDAPPPESAAPVEGAKAEPEAGAKAAEEAPASGPEPAPEPAPEPASESAPAPESKPAGEPTPDPVPESSSEPASGSTAESSSKPASGSTAESSSEPASGSTAESESKPAAGPDSESASKPAPESTAESASKPAAAPAPESESKGPEKAGEESGTKEAGSAEAAADQSEPAKAE comes from the exons ATGGGATGTTCTACTAGTACCCAAACTACAGCGCGAGAAGGAAGCAGACCAAGCACTAAACCGGAGGAAAGCAATGGAGCCGGTGCTATAG TGAAGCGGGCTGAAAATGGCGCAGTGGCTGAGGACAGTGAGACCATTCCGGACCAGGTCCAGCTGCCCGCTCAGAGCGCTGAAAGCCAGCCTGCCGCTGAGGGGCAGGGAGCTCCTGCTGCCCCGGCTGCTGAGGAGACCCAGCCCCAGGTAGAGGCTGCTGCggcccctgctcctgctcctccagAGGAGGCCAAAGATgcgcctcctcctgctcctccagagGAGGCCAAAGATGCACCTCCTCCGGAGTCTGCAGCGCCCGTGGAGGGGGCTAAGGCTGAGCCTGAGGCAGGGGCAAAGGCCGCAGAGGAGGCACCTGCCAGCGGCCCTGAGCCTGCCCCTGAACCCGCCCCTGAACCTGCATCTGAATCTGCTCCTGCCCCTGAATCTAAACCCGCCGGTGAGCCCACCCCTGATCCTGTCCCTGAATCTTCATCTGAACCCGCCTCTGGGTCTACTGCTGAATCTTCATCTAAACCTGCCTCTGGGTCTACTGCTGAATCTTCATCTGAACCCGCTTCTGGGTCTACTGCTGAATCTGAATCTAAACCCGCCGCTGGTCCTGACTCTGAATCTGCATCTAAACCTGCCCCTGAGTCTACAGCCGAATCTGCATCTAAACCTGCCGCTGCTCCTGCCCCTGAATCTGAATCCAAGGGCCCAGAAAAAG CTGGGGAAGAATCGGGGACAAAGGAAGCAGGAAGTGCTGAGGCTGCGGCTGACCAATCAGAACCCGCCAAGGCAGAATAA